TGCCATGCAGCCATACGTGCAAAAGTCGCTTGACGTTGTTGCCACGCTTGTTCGGGTGAACTGGGTTTGGTTTGCGGGGCATTAGGGGTAGTGGGCTGCTGAGGTTTAGGTGCAGACGCACAACCGACTAAAGTAGCAGCACACAACGCCACAACGATCCTTTGATACATAGTAGTTTTCCTAAAGAATTAATAATTTTATAAGTCGACGAATTTTTCTTTAACTTTTACAAGCATAGGATCTTGTGGAAACTTTACCAACATTTCTTGCAAAACTTGTTTTGCCTCTTGTTGTTTTCCCTGTTTAATTAAAACCTCAACTAAGTGGCTAGCAATTTCAGGATCTTTTAATGCTTCATAGGCTTTCCGTAACCACTCTTCTGCCTGTGGCAATTTATTCGTGTGATACAACACCCAGCCTAAGCTATCCATAATGGCCGCATCACCGGGCTGTAATTTCAAAGCCTGCTGAATAAATTGCTCAGCCTCGGCGTAGTTAGTGGTATTTTCAACCAACATATACCCCAAAGCATTTAAAATCGTGGGATTATCTGGGGACTGTTTCAGGATTTCTCTTAAATCAGCTTCCGCCCCTTGTGTATTTCCCAATTTTTCTCGACTCAAAGAACGCGCATACAAGACTGTTTTGTCATTTGGTAATAACGTATTGGCTTGTTCAATAACGGTTAGCGAGTCTGTGTATTGTTTGGCATCAAATAATAATTGCGCCTCGGCTAACAAAATATCCACTTGCGCATCCGGTTTGTTAACCTTTTTAAAAGCAGCCTGCAACCATTTTCTCGCATCGTCTAAATTGGTTTGCTTAACCATTAATGTGGCGGCGCGGGTCGTGGCTTCTTTAGTAAAATTACCGTTTTGACTCGCCTTTTTAAAATAATCTAACGCTTCTTGCGGCTTTTGTAAGCCTTCTTGCACCTGCCCCATAAAATAATAGGCATCATCTGAACGCCCCGGCATATCCATTAATTGCTTAGCCACCGATTCGGCAGCAGAAAAGTCTTTCTGCTCAATATAAAGCAAAGCCAAGGTATAAATAATATCAGCATTGTTCGGCTGATTGGCATGTAATTGCTTAAATAGCGGGGTCGCTTCGGCATGGCGATCTAATAAAATTAAAGCGCGCGCATAATCATATTTAACATTGGGATCTTTGGATTTCGGGACTAACTTCTCAAATTCGTCCACCGCCGCTTGATAACGCTTTAAGCCTAATAAACTTTTAGCATGGTAATACGCCGCACGCTCCTTCTCTTGCTTGTTACCTTTCTTTAAAACGAAATCAGAGGCATTTAAAGCTTCCGCAAAATGATCAGTACTTAACGCTAATGAAGCTAAGACCAATTGATTTTTAACCGAATTACCGTCTAATTCTACATAAGCTTTAAAAGTGGCATAGGTTTTATCAATTTGCCGTTCCAGCATCATTAATGAAATCACAAAATCAAAGCCACGCCCATTTTGCTTATCCAACGTTTCGCGTAAGGCAATTAACTGCTTAGCCGCTTCTTTGGGTTTATCGGAGCGAATATACAACATAGCTTGCGATTGCATGACATCTAAAGACTTGGGATCAAGCGTTAACCAACGTTCTAAACCACGTTGTGCTAAGGCAATATTATTAGCTTGTAAAGCCAACTCTACCCCACGTTTCGCCACCGCCACGTCTTTAGATTGCTGGGCGGCTGCCACATAATGCAAAGCGGCTTGTTCATTATTACCTTGGCGTGCATAAATCTCAGCCGCTAGGATGTTATACATTTCATAACTTTGTGGACTGGTAAACGTGGTAATATTGGGTGCGGGATTAGGTTTTGGCTCATCCGCATAACTTGGCTTAAGTCCACTAAACACGCTTAGACAGAACGCGACACTGAGGCACATAATCGGTAAGGATAAAGGGCGTTGGAGCTTGTTGGTTTTGCACATGATGTGATACCTAAATCAATTCTTTTACAAGTTGTTTCAAAAGAATTAAGCAAACAACCTTGTAATCAACCATAACGTAGCAGAAAATTCGCGGTTCTGAAAATTATATCATTGGTATAAGTTGCTGAATGTCTATCTTAATTGTCGGCGTTAATCATAAAACCGCCCCCGTCGCTATTCGCGAGAAGGTTGCGTTTGCACCCGACAGTTTGTCGACAGCATTGCAATCGGCACATCAAGTCGTTCAAGAAAACCTTATTCTGTCGACTTGTAATCGCACTGAAATTTATGCAGCCTGCGACACTCAACAATCTATAGACGCTTTGATACAGTGGCTTGCCACTTGGCATCAGATCCCAGTTTCACAGCTTAAACCATATCTTTACATTCATCATCAAGAAGCCGCTGTACGACATACTTTACGGGTTGCTTGTGGTTTAGATTCGCTAGTGTTAGGTGAGCCGCAAATATTAGGGCAGCTCAAAACTGCACTTCAGCACGCCACTGAACAAACGGTCACGGGCAGTCAACTTAACCGGCTTATGCAACATGCGTTCTCAACCGCTAAAAAAGTACGCACACAGACTAGTATAGGCGCAAATCCGATTTCTGTGGCATTTGCGGCGGTAAGTTTAGCTAAACAAATTTTTAGCCAATTTGAAAAGCATACTGCCTTATTGATTGGTGCGGGTGAAACCATTGAATTGGTAGGCAAGCATTTGGCAGCGCATAAGATTGGGCATGTATTGGTAGCGAATCGTAGTGTTGATAAAGCCCAAAAATTAGCAGCCGAATATAATGGGCAAGGTATCGGTTTAACCGATATTGCCGATTATCTACCCAAAGCCGATATTGTGATTTCCTCAACAGCCTCCCCTTTGCCCATTTTAGGCAAAGGCACAGTCGAACGTGCTTTAAAAGTCCGTAAGCATCAACCCATGTTTATGGTGGATATTGCCGTGCCGCGTGATATTGAGGCCGAAGTGGCGCAATTGGATGACGTGTATCTTTACACTGTCGATGATTTACAATCTGTGATTGAAGAAAATTTACAATCACGACGGGCAGCGGCCGAACAAGCCGAAACGATGGTGTTAGAAGAAGTTGATAGCTTTATGAGCTGGTTAAGAGCGCAAGACCATATGAGTACTATTCGGCATTATCGTTCACGCGTTGAACAAATGCGCCAAGAAGTCTTAGATAAAGCACTCAACTTACTACAGAACGGCAAAAATCCAGAGGAAGCGCTACAATTCCTCGCACATACTTTAAGTAATAAGTTATCGCATGATGCCACTCAAGTCATGCACCAAGCGGCACGCAATAATGATTACGGGTTACTCACCCATGCCAAACGCTTATTCAATTTATCCACTCCCGATAATAACGGTTGAATGCCAGTGAAAGAGTCTATTCTGCATAAATTAGAAAATTTAAGTGAGCGCTATGCGGAAATTGCCGCTTTATTAGGGGAAGCGGATGTCATTAATGACCAAGCGCAATTCCGTAAATTGTCAATTGAATACAGCCAATTAGAAGATGTAGCGCACGGCTTTCGTGACTATCAAAGAACCGCAGACGATATAGCCGCTGCGGAAGAAATGTTAAGTGACCCCGAAATGCGGGAAATGGCACAAGAAGAAATTAGCGCTGCCAAAGCCCGGCGCGATGAATTAGCCGTTGAACTGCAAAAATTATTGCTACCCAAAGACCCACACGATAATAGCAACGTGTTTTTAGAGATTCGTGCAGGCACAGGTGGCGATGAAGCGGCAATTTTTGCGGGTGATTTATTCCGCATGTATTCTAAGTATGCTGAAAATAAACGCTGGCAAATTGAAATTATTAGCCAAAATGAAGGCGAACATGGCGGTTATAAAGAAGTTATCTGCCGCCTCATTGGACAAGGCGCTTATTCACGCTTAAAGTTTGAATCTGGTGCACATCGGGTACAACGTGTTCCAGAAACAGAATCACAAGGGCGGGTGCATACCTCCGCCGCTACCGTAGCAATTTTGCCCGAAGTGGATGAAGTTGAAGCGATAGATATTAATCCTGCCGATTTAAAAGTGGATACCTATCGCGCTTCTGGTGCGGGTGGTCAGCACGTTAATAAAACTGAATCCGCAATTCGCATTACGCACGTTCCCACCGGCATTATTGTGGAATGCCAAGATGAACGCTCGCAGCATAAAAATCGAGCAAAAGCGATGGCATTATTGCAATCCCGTATCTTTGAAGGCGAACGGCAAAAGCAAGCCGCCGAGCAAGCTGCAACCCGTAAAAGCTTAGTGGGCTCGGGCGACCGTTCTGAGCGGATTCGTACTTATAACTTCCCACAAGGGCGCATGACTGATCATCGCATTAACTTAACTTTGTATAAGTTAGAGGAAATCATGCAAGGTTATATTGATCAGGTGATTGAACCCTTAATTAATGAATACCAAGCGGATCAATTAGCCGCACTTGCTGCGGACTAATGCAGATTCAAGCCCTATTAAAACAAGCGGTTGCGACCTTGAGCGCAACCTCTGATTCCGCACAAGCGGAT
This DNA window, taken from Candidatus Thiocaldithrix dubininis, encodes the following:
- a CDS encoding tetratricopeptide repeat protein; the encoded protein is MCKTNKLQRPLSLPIMCLSVAFCLSVFSGLKPSYADEPKPNPAPNITTFTSPQSYEMYNILAAEIYARQGNNEQAALHYVAAAQQSKDVAVAKRGVELALQANNIALAQRGLERWLTLDPKSLDVMQSQAMLYIRSDKPKEAAKQLIALRETLDKQNGRGFDFVISLMMLERQIDKTYATFKAYVELDGNSVKNQLVLASLALSTDHFAEALNASDFVLKKGNKQEKERAAYYHAKSLLGLKRYQAAVDEFEKLVPKSKDPNVKYDYARALILLDRHAEATPLFKQLHANQPNNADIIYTLALLYIEQKDFSAAESVAKQLMDMPGRSDDAYYFMGQVQEGLQKPQEALDYFKKASQNGNFTKEATTRAATLMVKQTNLDDARKWLQAAFKKVNKPDAQVDILLAEAQLLFDAKQYTDSLTVIEQANTLLPNDKTVLYARSLSREKLGNTQGAEADLREILKQSPDNPTILNALGYMLVENTTNYAEAEQFIQQALKLQPGDAAIMDSLGWVLYHTNKLPQAEEWLRKAYEALKDPEIASHLVEVLIKQGKQQEAKQVLQEMLVKFPQDPMLVKVKEKFVDL
- the hemA gene encoding glutamyl-tRNA reductase, which encodes MSILIVGVNHKTAPVAIREKVAFAPDSLSTALQSAHQVVQENLILSTCNRTEIYAACDTQQSIDALIQWLATWHQIPVSQLKPYLYIHHQEAAVRHTLRVACGLDSLVLGEPQILGQLKTALQHATEQTVTGSQLNRLMQHAFSTAKKVRTQTSIGANPISVAFAAVSLAKQIFSQFEKHTALLIGAGETIELVGKHLAAHKIGHVLVANRSVDKAQKLAAEYNGQGIGLTDIADYLPKADIVISSTASPLPILGKGTVERALKVRKHQPMFMVDIAVPRDIEAEVAQLDDVYLYTVDDLQSVIEENLQSRRAAAEQAETMVLEEVDSFMSWLRAQDHMSTIRHYRSRVEQMRQEVLDKALNLLQNGKNPEEALQFLAHTLSNKLSHDATQVMHQAARNNDYGLLTHAKRLFNLSTPDNNG
- the prfA gene encoding peptide chain release factor 1, with translation MKESILHKLENLSERYAEIAALLGEADVINDQAQFRKLSIEYSQLEDVAHGFRDYQRTADDIAAAEEMLSDPEMREMAQEEISAAKARRDELAVELQKLLLPKDPHDNSNVFLEIRAGTGGDEAAIFAGDLFRMYSKYAENKRWQIEIISQNEGEHGGYKEVICRLIGQGAYSRLKFESGAHRVQRVPETESQGRVHTSAATVAILPEVDEVEAIDINPADLKVDTYRASGAGGQHVNKTESAIRITHVPTGIIVECQDERSQHKNRAKAMALLQSRIFEGERQKQAAEQAATRKSLVGSGDRSERIRTYNFPQGRMTDHRINLTLYKLEEIMQGYIDQVIEPLINEYQADQLAALAAD